A genome region from Camelina sativa cultivar DH55 chromosome 10, Cs, whole genome shotgun sequence includes the following:
- the LOC104718068 gene encoding putative lipid-binding protein AIR1B, with protein sequence MASKNMMKNLIALVLAINLVFFGFTVAQAPPPQAPTCPRDIQACVNVLGLNVFINPRSVRQCCTLVAGLNASVASVCLCNAVRVNILNLVNVTVRLGQLLNTCGVNPPTGFRCA encoded by the coding sequence ATGGCTTCAAAAAACATGATGAAGAACTTGATAGCCCTCGTCCTCGCCATCAACCTCGTCTTCTTTGGCTTCACCGTGGCCCAGGCTCCACCACCTCAAGCTCCGACGTGTCCCAGAGACATTCAAGCTTGTGTCAACGTGCTTGGCCTCAACGTGTTCATCAACCCTCGAAGTGTAAGGCAATGCTGCACTCTCGTGGCTGGGCTTAACGCCTCTGTGGCCTCTGTATGCCTCTGCAATGCCGTTAGAGTCAATATCCTCAATCTAGTGAACGTCACTGTGAGACTTGGTCAGCTTCTTAATACTTGCGGTGTCAATCCCCCAACTGGTTTCAGATGCGCTTGA
- the LOC109126934 gene encoding putative lipid-binding protein AIR1B, producing the protein MASTNIMKNTIALVLTINLVFFGFTVAQAPPPQAPTCPRDIQACVNVLGLINVFINPRSVSQCCTLVAGLDASVASVCLCNAVRINILNLVDVNLRLGQLLNTCRVNPPTGFRCA; encoded by the coding sequence ATGGCTTCAACTAACATAATGAAAAACACGATAGCCCTCGTCCTTACCATCAACCTCGTCTTCTTTGGCTTCACCGTGGCCCAGGCTCCACCACCTCAAGCTCCGACGTGTCCCAGAGACATTCAAGCTTGTGTCAACGTGCTTGGCCTGATCAACGTGTTCATTAATCCTCGAAGTGTAAGCCAATGCTGCACTCTCGTGGCTGGGCTTGACGCCTCTGTGGCCTCTGTATGCCTCTGCAATGCCGTTAGAATCAATATCCTCAATCTAGTGGACGTCAATTTGAGACTTGGTCAGCTTCTTAATACCTGCCGTGTCAATCCCCCAACTGGTTTCAGATGCGCTTAA
- the LOC104718069 gene encoding putative lipid-binding protein AIR1B, whose protein sequence is MASKNMMKNTIALVLTINLVFFGFTVAQAPPPQAPTCPRDIQACVNVLGLSVFINPRSVSQCCTLVAGLNASVASVCLCNAVRINILNLVDVSLRLGQLLNTCGVNPPTGFRCA, encoded by the coding sequence ATGGCTTCAAAGAACATGATGAAAAACACGATAGCTCTCGTCCTCACCATCAACCTCGTCTTCTTTGGCTTCACCGTGGCCCAGGCTCCACCACCTCAAGCTCCGACGTGTCCCAGAGACATTCAAGCTTGTGTCAACGTGCTTGGCCTCAGCGTGTTCATCAATCCTCGAAGTGTAAGCCAATGCTGCACTCTCGTGGCTGGGCTTAACGCCTCTGTGGCCTCTGTATGCCTCTGCAATGCCGTTAGAATCAATATCCTCAATCTAGTGGACGTTAGTCTGAGACTTGGTCAGCTTCTTAATACCTGCGGTGTCAATCCCCCGACTGGTTTCAGATGCGCTTAA
- the LOC104718070 gene encoding putative lipid-binding protein AIR1B, whose protein sequence is MASQSSTTISLVIILLINLAEAAILSSPSPTMGDNFGTCPRDPLQLRVCANVLGLANVTAGDTRARSCCTAINGLADVQVADCLCFIFRPLPLVFGIDKAVREIFFACNMVFPIGFQCPPATVTTP, encoded by the coding sequence atggcCTCACAAAGCTCAACCACCATTTCCCTCgtcatcatcctcctcatcaACCTCGCAGAAGCAGCCATACTCAGCTCGCCTTCACCAACAATGGGCGACAACTTCGGTACTTGTCCCAGAGACCCATTGCAACTACGCGTATGTGCTAACGTCCTTGGCCTAGCCAATGTCACAGCTGGAGACACCAGAGCACGATCATGTTGCACTGCCATCAATGGCCTCGCTGATGTTCAAGTAGCCGACTGTCTCTGCTTTATCTTCAGGCCACTCCCTTTGGTTTTCGGTATCGATAAGGCcgttagagaaatattttttgctTGCAATATGGTTTTTCCTATCGGTTTTCAGTGTCCACCAGCAACAGTAACTACCCCTTAA